The following proteins are encoded in a genomic region of Bicyclus anynana chromosome 12, ilBicAnyn1.1, whole genome shotgun sequence:
- the LOC112050829 gene encoding methionyl-tRNA formyltransferase, mitochondrial — protein sequence MTSKVYNLALAPTLNKVFLKGKWPYLQNIYHIRHYNVLFFGSEAIALNSLQKVNQFRKDENIIKRLDLVTANNSNKKTKIEQYAHAENIRILQWPHLDITNGEYDLGLIVAFGHLIKDDVLKKFPLGMVNVHPSLLPRWRGAAPIIYTLLHGDEIGGVSLMKIKPDVFDVGEIISQKRVPIPNDIKLPDLTHQLSNIGAEMLVECLRCLPTSLENCQPQNNEGVTYAKKINKKISEISWTEKSAREVYNLYRALNGLYPLTTKFRDKQMKLFDAFLVETEPEYKEKSVGTLEYCEKTQAIRILCKDKRFIYFKSLRIVGKREISALDFYNGYIKNMLDKRKHIVI from the exons atgacaagtAAAGTTTATAACCTCGCACTCGCACCGactttaaataaagtatttttgaaaGGAAAATGGCcttatttgcaaaatatataCCATATAAGACATTACAATGTGCTTTTCTTTGGCTCTGAGGCTATCGCATTAAATAGTTTACAAAAGGTAAACCAATTCAG gAAAGATGAGAATATTATTAAACGCTTGGATCTGGTCACGGCAAACAACAGTAATAAAAAGACTAAAATAGAGCAATATGCACATGCAGAAAACATAAGGATATTGCAGTGGCCACATTTAGACATTACCAATGGTGAATATGACTTGGGATTAATTGTAGCGTTTGGCCATTTAATCAAAGATGATGTGCTGAAGAAGTTTCCTtt AGGAATGGTGAATGTCCATCCAAGTTTGTTGCCCCGGTGGCGTGGAGCTGCGCCCATCATATACACACTACTCCATGGAGATGAAATTGGTGGTGTTTCACTTATGAAAATCAAACCAGATGTATTTGATGTAG gTGAAATAATAAGTCAAAAAAGGGTACCAATTCCTAATGATATAAAACTGCCAGATCTGACCCATCAGTTATCAAACATTGGTGCAGAGATGCTTGTAGAGTGTTTAAGATGTCTGCCCACCAGCCTAGAAAACTGTCAGCCACAAAACAATGAAGGAGTCACTTATG caaagaaaataaataaaaaaataagtgaaataAGCTGGACTGAAAAAAGCGCGCGAGAAGTTTACAATTTATATCGTGCCTTAAATGGGTTATATCCATTAACTACAAAGTTTAGAGACAAACAAATGAAATTGTTTGATGCATTTCTTGTTGAGACTGAACCTGAATACAAAGAGAAATCTGTGGGCACCCTTGAATACTGTGAGAAAACACAAGCAATTAGAATATTATGCAAAgacaaaagatttatttatttcaaatcacTTAGAATTGTAGGCAAAAGAGAAATATCAGCATTAGATTTTTATAATGGATATATTAAGAATATGTTAGATAAAAGAAAAcacattgtaatttaa
- the LOC112050836 gene encoding opsin, ultraviolet-sensitive-like codes for MSPATKIIVIIFLIDIKCKNVDTLPEVKAELWSFKNNLKKSVVNHFICFNSFKCNSEILWRCFNLKMWKKRKRVCDIVAKCLPKSINLRRKRDALDAGYVIRAKSSGEEEFVIKQTESLLIRKFKQQWPLHLWRQYGLFTEDYIQDINPHWLRFQPADPSVYYALGGLYIVLAVVGCFGNFAVVFMYFRCRTLRTPGNILVANLALSDFLMLAKTPIFIFNSFNLGPALGKYACVLYGFIGGLSGTTSIATLSAIALDRYWAIVHPLEPLRALTAIRARLFAVGAWLYAGVFAMIPALDIGYGHYVPEGFLTSCSFDYLTNEIPPRYFIFIFFCAAWLTPLCIISFCYTRILCIVAGKRNITTKNEEQRLSSRHVKEQTKRKAEVKLAFLVIIVIALFFVSWTPYAVVALLGIFGKKDLITPVTSMIPALFCKTAACINPFIYIISHPKFKKELQKLLFKDKSRRMTGTFRTTAGTEAMEALKTHRQSKDCSETDVEVIEMKDIPYSNQSLRAYNIETISSKISERQGSQRSRGSVSMKSLEENVVPPPSWYTKPEFSKKRSFHRRLTKTSF; via the exons ATGTCGCCAGCCACAAAAATTattgtcataatatttttaatcgatATAAAGTGTAAAAACGTTGACACATTACCGGAAGTGAAAGCGGAACTTTGgtcattcaaaaataatttgaaaaaaagtgtCGTAAACCATTTCATATGTTTTAACTCGTTCAAATGTAACAGTGAAATATTGTGGCGATGTTTCAATTTGAAAATGTGGAAGAAACGCAAAAGAGTGTGTGATATTGTAGCAAAGTGTTTACCAAAGTCTATCAATCTAAGACGCAAGAGAGACGCACTGGACGCCGGATACGTCATTCGAGCTAAAAGTTCCGGTGAAGAAGAATTTGTTATTAAGCAGACAGAGTCTCTATTAATTCGAAAGTTCAAGCAGCAATGGCCGTTGCACCTGTGGCGTCAGTATGGATTGTTTACAGAAGACTACATCCAGGACATAAACCCCCACTGGTTGCGCTTCCAACCCGCAGACCCTTCGGTGTATTACGCGCTGGGAGGTCTATATATTGTGTTGGCTGTGGTCGGATGCTTCGGGAACTTTGCCGTCGTCTTTATGTACTTTAG ATGCCGAACGCTTCGAACACCTGGAAACATCCTGGTGGCCAATCTAGCGCTCAGCGACTTCTTGATGTTGGCCAAAACacctatctttatttttaattcgtttAACCTTGGCCCAGCTTTAGGCAAATATG CTTGCGTGCTGTATGGATTCATCGGTGGGCTCAGCGGCACAACGTCGATAGCCACCCTCAGCGCTATCGCTTTAGATCGCTACTGGGCTATCGTGCACCCTCTCGAGCCTCTGAGGGCCCTCACAGCTATTCGGGCACGACTGTTCGCCGTAGGCGCCTGGCTCTACGCCGGAGTCTTCGCTATGATTCCGGCTCTAGACATCGGCTACGGCCACTACGTGCCTGAAGGCTTCCTAACGAGCTGCAGTTTCGATTACCTCACAAACGAAATTCCGCCTCgctatttcatatttatatttttttgcgcCGCCTGGCTCACTCCTCTTTGCATAATATCGTTTTGCTACACGAGAATTCTGTGTATCGTTGCCGGCAAACGGAATATCACAACCAAAAACGAAGAGCAAAGGCTTTCATCGAGACACGTGAAAGAGCAAACGAAACGCAAAGCTGAAGTAAAATTGGCATTCCTTGTTATAATTGTTATCGCGTTATTTTTCGTTTCTTGGACACCTTATGCAGTGGTCGCGTTGCTTGGCATATTTGGAAAAAAGGACTTAATAACGCCTGTGACTTCAATGATTCCAGCTCTCTTTTGCAAAACTGCCGCCTGTATTAATCCTTTCATTTACATAATCAGTCATCCTAAGTTCAAAAAAGAACTCCAGAAGCTTCTGTTCAAAGACAAGTCACGCCGGATGACTGGAACGTTTAGAACTACCGCAGGTACAGAAGCAATGGAAGCGTTGAAGACTCACAGACAAAGTAAAGACTGCAGCGAAACTGACGTAGAAGTTATAGAAATGAAAGACATTCCATATAGCAACCAGAGTTTAAGAGCGTATAACATAGAAACCATATCGTCAAAAATTTCAGAAAGACAAGGGTCGCAAAGGTCCCGCGGAAGCGTAAGCATGAAAAGTTTAGAAGAAAATGTTGTTCCACCGCCATCTTGGTACACGAAGCCAGAGTTTTCGAAAAAAAGAAGTTTTCACAGACGGCTGACTAAAACCTCGTTTTGA